Proteins found in one Saccharomyces mikatae IFO 1815 strain IFO1815 genome assembly, chromosome: 3 genomic segment:
- the BUD3 gene encoding Bud3p (similar to Saccharomyces cerevisiae BUD3 (YCL014W); ancestral locus Anc_1.406), which translates to MEKDLSSLYSQKDNREDDEASFNIKLLESVVKSTSQNGHSPLDDNKSLSEWIDNVFTQSVIYYGSDNLIWGAFFVCVYKLPSSNKLNVIIFDKLGTSCFESVDISSSSQYYPAIENLNPSDQESNVKKCIAVVLLQRYPLLSQSDLSRILTNTSENCDYDPPYAGDLASSCQLITTVPPEELGRRFFKSGLLHDKGISSALLDVIYENNESTIELNNRLVFHLGEQLEQLFNPVTEYSPEQTEYGYKAPDDEKPTELDDVLVKAICNELLQLQTNFTFNLVEFLQKFLISLRVRVLNEEVEGLSTTKLNRLFPPTIDEVTRINCIFLDSLKTATPYGSLEVLKACSITIPYFYKAYTRHEAATKNFSKDIKLFIRHFHSAIPEREVYTEMKIESIIKGPQEKLLKLKLIIERLWKSKKWKPENQQVAKKCYDNIIDVIDSFGRLDSPLHSYNTRVFTPSGKILTELAKCWPVELQYKWLKRRVVGVYDVVDLNDESKRNLLVIFSDYVVFINILEAESYYTSDGSNRPLISDILMNSLINEVPLPSKIPKLKVECHCYIAEVLVSILDKSCLRFDCLKGKDSFSIICKLSSTFISSSSVADLITKARILEKDTAFHLFKAKRSHFTLYSTAHELCAYDAEKIKSKFALFLNIPPSEEILEVNNLHLALFARFCKNDDNDNRVSLDILTKQESKHIEITSDNFVFTIINQLAIEIPICYSSLKSSMANDLLCVNENLIKDLEQQLKDIKCGSTNGYKVIDNKVTTLSNFDATHEKKRSYGTITTFRSYTSDLKDSSSGNNDNGKVTKVTNEFSPEKPVNKPVKKHAKKPARKQREIPKKVKIDVVKADRLERETAKKSKGFFGVLKNVFGSKSKSKPLPVQEKPKKMTQGHPKSPMKKMVEKKSSSGTGTVSSLNKKKRSTYHPTKESHSVKSSLEATESKSHDLVEETPDVKKDIHFQENTRISSVVRDTKFAHYTPSQLVAEIRGNEKGAAPKADQSTNQDNPSNYTVVGVSPSSHSKKSNDETEDEKIEKVSQSLQVSGKEVLPDLAQTHTENKDSTLLSGEQNIGTQNEALHDKDVMNSDNKDECKQNESRVFNDDLFGDFLPKRSSGEQDNTKDSNSSSQKKGVLEEKDEVNLKSNSSSRTDDSTFILTQSPSTQLSKGLTKNFSDSKGSKNEANEVVLKDHKGGSTTDQETMKENNIVEERAGHQGIFPIVPSLVPPTSKINFQRSPSYIELFQGMRVVLDKHDAHYNWKRLASQVSLSDELKVNTEENMAISSKPHYEINVEKMTQISEAVDHKIQQPTPTHSLTKNSDCSNNENGDNQFFEIEEELKKELKGGISNREDVDSNSLSNSVPMIEKPPTFKVIRTSPVRIVGKTFEEITKDVNASPSDVSFTYDTLHENKPDKRLMELKFPSQDEIPDEKFYTPAEEHTAAFPLNELPNISQNLNVTSVNNKGTDNNFSNNTEQMPPELLDDLEFSSFNIAFGNSSMSADNFKASTDLSSNSTVKGNAENVQESPSGPLIYVLPQSNTKSEKEGFFKKKENDDPIWVSPSKIDFVDLSRRTKTLSPEDNNAPAKSNDGRKYEGAGEQSIGNMTNILLSKDASYAYLTDFVALSDNEDENGNESYVANGPERLRFY; encoded by the coding sequence ACTGGGTACGTCATGTTTTGAATCGGTGGATATCTCTTCCAGTTCGCAATACTATCCAGCCATTGAAAATCTCAATCCAAGTGATCAGGAAAGTAATGTGAAGAAATGCATTGCTGTTGTTCTGCTGCAACGCTACCCATTGCTATCACAATCAGACCTATCACGAATCTTGACCAACACATCGGAAAATTGCGACTATGACCCTCCTTATGCTGGAGACCTGGCTAGCAGTTGCCAACTAATAACTACAGTCCCTCCAGAAGAACTAGGGAGGCGCTTCTTTAAATCAGGACTTCTACACGATAAAGGAATCAGTTCCGCCCTACTGGATGTCATTTACGAAAACAACGAATCCACGATTGAACTGAATAATAGGCTGGTGTTCCATCTTGGTGAACAACTTGAACAGCTTTTTAATCCAGTGACAGAATACTCACCAGAACAAACGGAATATGGTTATAAGGCCCCAGATGATGAGAAGCCTACTGAATTGGATGATGTTCTTGTAAAAGCCATTTGCAACGAGCTGCTACAATTGCAAACAAATTTTACTTTCAACTTGGTGgaatttttgcaaaaatttcTGATTTCTTTGAGAGTGAGGGTACTtaatgaagaagttgaGGGATTATCTACGACGAAATTAAACCGACTTTTCCCTCCCACTATAGATGAAGTCACAAGAATCAATTGTATATTCTTGGACTCTTTAAAAACAGCAACCCCATATGGATCCCTCGAGGTGCTCAAGGCATGCAGTATTACGATTCCTTATTTTTATAAAGCATATACAAGGCATGAAGCAGCCACCAAGAATTTTAGCAAAGATATCAAGTTGTTCATTAGACATTTCCACAGTGCGATTCCTGAAAGAGAGGTTTACacagaaatgaaaatcgAAAGCATAATCAAGGGACCCCAAGAGAAACTATTGAAATTAAAGCTAATTATAGAGAGGTTGtggaaatcaaaaaaatggaagcCGGAAAATCAGCAAGTGGCCAAGAAATGTTACGACAATATCATTGATGTCATCGATTCGTTCGGAAGATTAGACTCTCCTCTCCATTCTTATAATACAAGAGTATTCACCCCATCAGGGAAAATTCTCACAGAGTTGGCCAAATGTTGGCCTGTAGAGTTACAATACAAATGgctaaaaagaagagtGGTCGGTGTTTATGATGTAGTGGATTTAAACGACGAAAGTAAGAGAAACCTATTGGTAATATTTAGTGACTATGTcgttttcatcaatataCTAGAGGCAGAAAGTTATTACACTTCGGATGGATCAAACAGACCATTAATCTCGGatatattgatgaattcaTTAATCAATGAAGTCCCTTTGCCCTCAAAGATCCCTAAGTTGAAAGTAGAATGTCATTGCTATATAGCTGAGGTTCTGGTTTCCATATTGGATAAAAGCTGCTTGCGTTTTGATTGCttgaaaggaaaagattctttttcaataatatgCAAATTATCTTCTACTTTTATCTCGTCTTCTTCGGTAGCTGACTTGATTACAAAGGCTAGAATCTTGGAAAAAGACACTGCTTTTCACCTTTTCAAAGCCAAGAGAAGTCATTTTACATTGTATTCTACTGCACACGAACTCTGCGCTTACGAtgcagaaaaaataaaatcaaaatttgcCCTTTTTCTGAATATACCACCATCGGAAGAGATACTAGAAGTTAACAATCTTCATTTGGCTTTGTTTGCAAGATTTTGTAAAAATGACGATAACGATAACCGCGTGAGCTTGGACATATTAACTAAACAGGAGAGTAAACATATTGAAATCACATCCGATAACTTTGTTTTCACCATAATTAATCAGTTGGCAATCGAGATACCCATATgctattcttctttgaagtcATCCATGGCCAATGATTTACTTTGTGTAAATGAGAATCTCATAAAGGATCTAGAACAGCAATTAAAAGATATCAAGTGCGGTTCGACAAACGGATATAAGGTTATTGATAACAAAGTTACCACTTTATCTAATTTCGATGCTACTCAcgagaagaaaagatcataCGGCACCATAACAACATTCAGAAGCTATACAAGCGACTTGAAGGACAGTTCATCAGgcaataatgataatggtAAAGTTACAAAGGTAACTAATGAATTTTCACCAGAGAAACCAGTAAATAAACCTGTAAAGAAACATGCAAAGAAACCTGCAAGGAAACAAAGGGAGATTCCAAAGAAGGTCAAAATAGATGTAGTTAAAGCAGACCGTTTAGAGAGGGAAACAGCCAAGAAAAGCAAAGGATTTTTTGGTGTATTGAAGAATGTTTTTGGAAGTAAAAGCAAGAGTAAGCCTTTACCAGTTCAAgaaaagccaaaaaaaatgacacAGGGGCACCCTAAGTCAccaatgaaaaagatggTAGAGAAGAAGTCTTCCTCTGGAACGGGAACCGTTTCATCTCTtaataagaagaagagaagtaCTTATCATCCGACAAAAGAATCCCATAGTGTTAAATCTTCTCTCGAAGCTACTGAGTCCAAATCACATGATTTAGTTGAGGAAACGCCTGATGTTAAGAAAGATATACATTTTCAAGAGAATACTAGAATATCTTCAGTAGTACGGGACACAAAATTTGCCCATTATACTCCATCTCAACTTGTGGCTGAAATTAGAGGGAACGAAAAAGGTGCGGCGCCAAAAGCGGATCAAAGTACAAACCAAGACAACCCTTCTAATTACACAGTCGTGGGTGTATCACCATCTTCACATTCTAAAAAGTCGAATGATGAaacagaagatgaaaaaattgaaaaggtGAGCCAATCGTTACAGGTTTCTGGAAAAGAGGTACTGCCAGACCTTGCCCAGACACACACGGAAAATAAAGACAGTACATTATTAAGTGGAGAACAAAACATTGGAACTCAAAATGAAGCTCTACATGACAAAGATGTCATGAACTCAGATAATAAAGACGAATGTAAACAGAATGAAAGTAGGGTGTTTAATGATGATCTCTTCGGTGACTTTCTTCCTAAACGTTCCAGTGGTGAGCAAGATAACACTAAGGACTCGAACAGCTCGTCCCAAAAGAAGGGAGTTctcgaagaaaaagacgAAGTTAATTTAAAGTCAAATAGCTCATCTAGAACTGATGATAGTACATTTATACTGACGCAAAGCCCCTCGACACAACTGAGTAAAGGACTGACAAAAAACTTCAGTGATTCAAAAGGTTCAAAGAATGAAGCAAATGAGGTAGTATTAAAAGATCATAAAGGTGGATCAACAACGGACCAAGAAacaatgaaagaaaataatatagtAGAAGAAAGAGCAGGACATCAAGGAATATTTCCCATTGTTCCTAGTTTAGTGCCTCCGACTTCAAAGATCAACTTTCAAAGATCACCATCTTATATTGAACTTTTCCAAGGTATGAGAGTGGTTTTAGATAAACATGATGCCCATTATAACTGGAAGCGCTTGGCTAGCCAAGTCTCCTTAAGCGATGAGCTGAAAGTTAATACTGAGGAAAATATGGCAATCTCAAGTAAACCTCACTACGAGATCAACGTAGAAAAAATGACCCAAATTTCTGAGGCAGTTGATCATAAGATACAGCAACCTACCCCGACACATTCACTGACAAAGAATTCAGACTGTTcgaataatgaaaatggtgaTAATCAATTCTTTGAGATTGAGGAGGAACTAAAAAAGGAGTTAAAGGGTGGTATTAGTAACAGAGAAGACGTTGATAGTAATAGTCTATCAAACTCTGTCCCAATGATAGAGAAGCCTCCGACATTCAAAGTAATCAGGACATCGCCTGTGAGGATTGTTGGGAAGAcgtttgaagaaattacaaAGGATGTAAACGCTTCTCCGTCAGATGTTTCGTTTACTTATGACACACTTCATGAGAATAAACCTGACAAAAGGCTGATGGAACTCAAATTTCCATCTCAAGATGAAATTCCggatgaaaaattctataCTCCAGCGGAGGAACACACAGCTGCGTTTCCTCTCAATGAACTTCCAAATATCTCGCAAAATCTTAATGTTACTTCTGTTAATAACAAGGGTACAGATAATAATTTTAGTAATAATACCGAACAAATGCCACCTGAACTGTTGGACGATTTAGAATTCAGTTCATTCAATATAGCTTTTGGAAATTCTTCGATGAGTGCGGACAATTTCAAAGCGAGCACTGATTTGAGTTCGAATAGTACTGTAAAAGGAAACGCTGAGAACGTCCAAGAGTCCCCTAGTGGACCATTAATCTACGTTTTACCCCAGAGTAACACAAAAAGTGAAAAGGAGGGGTTCtttaaaaagaaggaaaatgatgacCCTATTTGGGTTTCACCTAGCAAAATTGATTTTGTGGATCTAAGTAGACGAACCAAAACACTGTCACCAGAAGACAACAATGCTCCCGCAAAAAGCAATGATGGTAGAAAATACGAGGGTGCTGGGGAGCAATCCATCGGTAATATGACGAATA